In one window of Zalophus californianus mitochondrion, complete genome DNA:
- the ND6 gene encoding NADH dehydrogenase subunit 6, whose amino-acid sequence MMTYFVFILSIVFVVGFVGFSSKPSPIYGGLVLIVSGAVGCGIVLSFGGSFLGLMVFLIYLGGMLVVFGYTTAMATEQYPEVWVSNKAVLGAFIAGLLSELLLACYILKDDEADVVFGFNGMGDWVVYDTGDSGFFSEEAMGIAALYSYGTWLVVVTGWSLLVGVLVIMEITRGN is encoded by the coding sequence ATGATGACATATTTTGTGTTTATTTTAAGTATTGTCTTTGTAGTAGGTTTTGTGGGGTTCTCTTCTAAGCCTTCTCCTATCTATGGAGGGTTAGTTTTGATTGTTAGTGGAGCGGTTGGTTGTGGTATTGTGTTGAGTTTTGGTGGGTCCTTTTTGGGTTTAATAGTATTTTTAATTTATTTGGGTGGTATACTCGTTGTTTTTGGTTATACAACTGCCATAGCCACTGAGCAATATCCTGAGGTCTGGGTGTCTAATAAGGCTGTGCTGGGTGCGTTTATTGCGGGCCTTCTATCTGAGTTACTATTGGCTTGTTATATTTTAAAAGATGATGAGGCTGATGTTGTGTTTGGGTTTAATGGTATGGGTGATTGAGTAGTTTATGACACGGGAGACTCGGGATTTTTTAGTGAAGAGGCCATGGGTATTGCGGCTTTATACAGTTATGGTACTTGGTTAGTTGTTGTGACTGGTTGGTCTCTTCTTGTTGGAGTGCTAGTTATTATGGAGATTACTCGTGGAAATTAG